The Nitrospirota bacterium genome segment CATGACCCTCGATCCCTTCAAACTTCTCTTCCCTTCAGGGACTTCACCGCCATCAAACCTATAGTACATACAACCCCCATAATATTGGAAAGGAGGCTTACCCCACGACCGGGTTCCCACGCCTCACTGAAGGGTTACCTGCGGCCCTCACATTTGATCTATTAGGTTATTTGTCTGTTGATGGGGTAAACTGTTGCACGGATACATTTACCCTCACTATAAACGGAAATATGATGTTTCAAGGTGGTTTCGATATGGGAGGCGGGGGCAGTAACTTTATCAACTACAGTGATCCTGGAGTCACTATAGTATCTATCACGTCTTATGGTTGGTTTAGAGGTGGACTGACACAATTCAGTGTAGCTCACACACTTCTTTCTGGCGCCAACACTTATGTATTTGATTACGGTACAATGCAAGGGCTTGGCGATGAAGGTTGGGGGCTGCGCTCTCCAATAATTTCGGCGGATGTTAGCGTAAGCGGCGTTCCTGAACCTGCCTCTTTATTACTTCTCAGCAGCGGGCTTATTGGATTGGCAGCATTCAGACGTAAAATATTCGTACGTTAGTTATAGTAGTTAGGAAGAGAACAATATAGATTAGCACAAAGAGCCTTATCTGTTATAGATAAGGCTTTTTTTGTTCATCCGAAAATGACCCCAAGTAAGCAGTAAGCGGTAAGCAGTTAGCAGATAAAGACTGCCTTTCCTGTTTACTGCTCACTGCTTACTGTTTACTATTTTCATTTCCCTTTGTGAGCCCACGGCTCATGTGGGTTCATCCGAAAATCAACCCCATCCCCACCCTACCCCTCCCCTTGAAGGGGAGGGAATCAACGTAGCCCCCTCTCCCTCAGGGAGAGGGTTAGGGTGAGGGTGGGGTTGTTTCATCCTGAGCCTAATTTTCATGCCCCTTTGTGAGCCATCGGCTCATGAGGGTTCATCAGTAATTGATACCTTCTCCAGTATCTGTCATAATCCTTCATCATGTCTGAAAGTAATGCTATTGAGCGGATACTGTTAAAATATCTTTATGGAACCCCCCCTCCCCTTAATCCCCTCCCCTTCAAGGGGAGGGTTAGGGAGGGGATGGGGTTATTTTCTGATGAGTATTCTTACAGAATAGTAAGTGAACCGCTCATATCCAAAGGCAAGATTGAATTCTATATATGCGGCAGAAACGGGAGAAATTTAGTAGTGAGGCTTGATAAAGACCGGTCGTCTGTGAATAAGGTGTATGATGAATTAAAAAGAGGGGATGTTATATCGTGCAGAGGGTTAATAGATGAGGGGAAAAGGCTTAAAGTGAATAAAGAGACAGAGATTGAGATACTTGAACGTCATAGGTTAAACATTTAAACTGATTGACAAGAAATCCCTGTTTTGGCATTATATGCAAACTATGCAAGAGCAACCTATATATGTAATCGGTCACAGAAATCCTGATACAGATTCTATCTGTGCGGCATTGTCTTATGCACGTCTTAAACAGATCACCGGTTCTATCAATGTAATAGCGGCGCGGACAGGTGAGGCGAATGTTCAGACGGAGTTTATTCTTAATATGTTCGGCATGGACAGGCCCCTTTATCTTCCTGATGTAAAGGTCAGGGTAAAGGATGTGATGACATCAGAGGCACTTTCAGTCAATACGGATATGTCAATCGGGGATGTGCTCGATTTCATGAACAGTTATGACCTGCTCATGGTACCGGTGACAGACCGTGACGGCTATTTCAAGGGTGCAATTACCCTGCAGGATTTGGCAAAATTCTATGTGCGTCATGCAGAGGCGGCAACTTCTAACCGCCTTGTGGCATCCCTCCTCGCTGTAGCAAAGGTGATCCACGGGAATGCACTATTCCTGTTCAATGAAAATGAGACGAACTCTTTCAGGATAGTAGTCGG includes the following:
- a CDS encoding VPLPA-CTERM sorting domain-containing protein, which produces MQGLGDEGWGLRSPIISADVSVSGVPEPASLLLLSSGLIGLAAFRRKIFVR